A region of Mauremys mutica isolate MM-2020 ecotype Southern chromosome 2, ASM2049712v1, whole genome shotgun sequence DNA encodes the following proteins:
- the EIF1B gene encoding eukaryotic translation initiation factor 1b, which translates to MSTIQNLQSFDPFADATKGDDLLPAGTEDYIHIRIQQRNGRKTLTTVQGIADDYDKKKLVKAFKKKFACNGTVIEHPEYGEVIQLQGDQRKNICQFLLEVGIVKEEQLKVHGF; encoded by the exons ATGTCCACTATCCAGAACCTCCAATCCTTCG ACCCCTTTGCTGATGCAACTAAGGGTGACGACTTACTCCCGGCAGGGACTGAGGATTACATTCATATAAGGATCCAGCAACGAAACGGCAGGAAGACATTAACTACTGTTCAGGGAATTGCAGATGATTATGACAAAAAAAAACTTGTGAAAGCCTTCAAAAAG AAATTTGCTTGTAATGGCACTGTGATTGAACATCCTGAGTACGGTGAAGTTATTCAGCTTCAAGGTGACCAGAGAAAGAACATTTGCCAATTCCTCTTAGAG GTTGGCATTGTCAAGGAGGAGCAGCTGAAAGTTCAtggcttttaa